The Syntrophorhabdaceae bacterium genome includes a region encoding these proteins:
- a CDS encoding HAMP domain-containing methyl-accepting chemotaxis protein yields the protein MDAAKLTIKARLAWGLGLIIVCMAALILIGVWSLKSIDNKLEQILATNNLKIFLAHEIRDTTTSIDMSVVTTVLSADEATTKEQRQKIEASRATLNGAMEKLEKLENTKKGKDLIAKIKENYGIAQSTNDRVIDSVASGNSLVGGSQSLQVMTLVTASLQLSEMLGAACKDLANYQEEQSAVGGKEAKRTYRIAFISLVGFGVVVLAFSVLLALWLTASITNPLSQGVFVANRIAEGDLTATIENIGRDETGQLLGALKDMVTKLQVIIGQVKSAAENMASASHELNASSELMLKGASEQAERASQVATASEEMSQTVLDIAKNTSSIETSATDTAKLAKDGEAVVDRSVEKVKSIAHTIDQSAQLIKSLGDRSNQIGQIVNVINEIADQTNLLALNAAIEAARAGDAGRGFAVVADEVKKLAERTGNSTSEIGGMVKSIQGEVHQVVLSMENITREVKSGVDLSAQAGDVLRNIVSSVNTLHVMVQQIASATEEMASTSEEINKDIEMISSLSTETSGSSGQIAKASSELSILSVNLKDMVKGFKV from the coding sequence ATGGATGCAGCAAAGCTCACCATCAAGGCGCGTCTGGCATGGGGTTTGGGATTAATAATCGTTTGCATGGCGGCACTGATACTTATAGGCGTATGGAGCTTAAAAAGTATCGACAATAAGCTCGAACAAATTCTTGCGACAAACAACTTAAAAATCTTTCTTGCTCACGAAATACGGGATACGACAACTTCCATTGACATGAGCGTCGTAACCACCGTTCTTTCCGCCGATGAGGCCACTACAAAAGAACAACGCCAGAAGATAGAGGCCTCTCGGGCAACACTTAACGGCGCCATGGAAAAACTTGAAAAACTGGAAAATACGAAGAAGGGCAAAGACCTCATTGCCAAGATTAAGGAGAACTATGGCATAGCCCAGTCCACGAATGACAGGGTGATAGATTCGGTTGCCTCGGGCAACTCCTTAGTCGGCGGCTCGCAAAGTCTTCAAGTGATGACGCTCGTCACAGCAAGTCTCCAACTATCCGAAATGCTCGGCGCAGCCTGCAAGGACCTGGCGAACTACCAGGAAGAGCAGAGCGCTGTTGGGGGCAAAGAGGCAAAGAGAACTTACAGAATCGCTTTTATCTCCCTTGTGGGGTTCGGAGTGGTTGTGCTCGCGTTCAGCGTCCTTCTTGCCTTGTGGCTCACGGCAAGCATCACAAACCCGTTGAGTCAGGGGGTCTTTGTGGCGAACAGGATAGCCGAAGGCGATTTGACGGCTACGATAGAGAATATCGGCAGGGATGAAACGGGTCAGCTTCTCGGGGCACTCAAGGATATGGTGACAAAACTCCAGGTCATCATCGGCCAGGTGAAGAGCGCCGCCGAGAATATGGCATCGGCAAGCCACGAGCTCAATGCAAGTTCGGAACTCATGCTAAAAGGAGCGTCAGAACAAGCGGAGAGGGCTTCCCAGGTGGCTACCGCTTCGGAAGAGATGTCGCAAACCGTCCTCGATATTGCGAAAAATACGTCGAGTATAGAAACCTCAGCGACCGATACGGCCAAACTCGCAAAGGATGGGGAAGCGGTCGTAGACCGGTCAGTTGAGAAGGTAAAATCCATAGCACACACCATCGACCAGTCAGCCCAGTTAATAAAATCGCTCGGTGACCGCTCCAATCAGATAGGTCAAATAGTCAACGTGATCAATGAAATTGCCGATCAGACAAACCTTCTGGCGCTGAACGCCGCTATCGAAGCGGCACGCGCCGGTGACGCGGGTCGGGGATTTGCCGTGGTCGCTGATGAAGTGAAGAAGCTTGCCGAAAGGACCGGCAATTCCACCTCTGAAATAGGCGGAATGGTAAAATCCATACAGGGCGAGGTTCATCAGGTCGTCCTGTCCATGGAAAACATAACAAGGGAAGTGAAATCCGGTGTGGACTTGTCCGCTCAAGCCGGAGACGTTCTCAGAAACATCGTGAGTAGCGTGAACACGTTACACGTCATGGTGCAGCAGATAGCTTCAGCGACCGAAGAAATGGCGTCCACCTCGGAAGAGATCAACAAGGATATAGAGATGATTTCATCGCTATCCACGGAGACATCGGGCAGCTCGGGGCAGATCGCAAAAGCGTCGAGCGAATTGTCCATCCTGTCGGTGAATTTGAAAGATATGGTGAAAGGGTTTAAGGTCTAA
- a CDS encoding ABC transporter ATP-binding protein, whose product MLNVKGIHTYYGLSHILFDISLTVSKGEIVGLLGRNGAGKSTTMRSIMGLTPPKKGAITFNEREITGSKPYLLVREGIGYVPDDRRVFAGLSVDDNLEIAFKRNDDWNKERIYDLFPALAHMQTRRAGNLSGGEQQMLTIARALMTSPELLLLDEPTEGLAPLIVRDLEQQILKLKDQGISILLSEQNVRSALKLIDRVYVIDEGAIRFEGTVSELNANEEVKKKYLMV is encoded by the coding sequence ATGCTTAATGTAAAAGGAATCCACACGTATTACGGCCTGAGTCATATATTATTTGACATATCACTTACGGTTTCCAAAGGTGAAATCGTAGGCCTGTTGGGTAGAAACGGGGCGGGCAAGAGTACGACTATGAGAAGCATCATGGGACTTACCCCTCCCAAAAAGGGCGCCATTACCTTTAACGAGCGGGAGATAACGGGAAGCAAGCCGTACCTCCTCGTGCGGGAAGGTATAGGGTACGTGCCTGACGATCGCAGGGTTTTTGCCGGTCTCAGCGTGGATGACAATCTGGAAATTGCCTTTAAGAGAAACGATGATTGGAATAAAGAACGGATCTACGACCTATTTCCGGCACTCGCCCATATGCAAACGAGAAGAGCGGGAAACTTGAGCGGAGGAGAACAACAGATGCTCACCATCGCCCGGGCGCTCATGACAAGTCCGGAGCTTCTCTTACTCGACGAACCCACGGAAGGCCTGGCGCCCCTTATCGTGAGAGACCTTGAGCAGCAAATCCTGAAACTGAAGGACCAGGGCATAAGCATTCTCCTGTCGGAGCAAAATGTGCGGTCAGCCCTGAAGCTGATCGACAGGGTCTATGTTATCGACGAGGGTGCTATCAGGTTTGAGGGGACCGTGAGCGAGCTCAACGCCAACGAAGAAGTGAAGAAGAAATACCTGATGGTTTAG
- a CDS encoding ABC transporter ATP-binding protein, whose product MLQINSLSKSFGGFRAVNAANLDVKKGEIVAVIGPNGAGKTTLFNLITGILKPDSGSVLFKNEEITGLPPYIICRKGMTRSFQVVNVFQKLSVFENVQVSVLSREGKTWNLFTPSKKLVIDETDRILESVGLAGKRADVSGALSHGDRKVLEIAMALGGNPEFLILDEPTAGMAPEETVRCIELIKRLSENMGLTILFCEHDMELVFSISNRIMVMVRGTTIIQGSCEEVRCNQAVQDAYLGGSDVCLM is encoded by the coding sequence GTGCTACAAATAAACTCGTTATCCAAATCGTTCGGGGGGTTCAGAGCTGTTAACGCGGCCAACCTTGATGTGAAGAAGGGAGAAATCGTGGCCGTCATCGGTCCGAATGGCGCGGGCAAGACCACACTTTTTAACCTTATTACCGGCATACTAAAACCGGACTCCGGGAGCGTGCTCTTCAAAAACGAAGAGATAACAGGACTTCCACCGTATATCATCTGTAGAAAGGGAATGACCCGTTCGTTTCAGGTGGTGAATGTATTTCAAAAGCTCTCCGTTTTTGAAAACGTCCAGGTTTCGGTATTGTCGAGGGAGGGCAAGACCTGGAATCTTTTTACACCTTCAAAAAAACTCGTTATAGATGAGACCGACCGTATCCTGGAGAGTGTAGGCCTCGCGGGCAAACGGGCTGACGTGAGCGGGGCGCTCTCTCATGGCGATCGCAAGGTGCTTGAAATCGCGATGGCCCTTGGGGGCAATCCCGAATTCCTGATTCTCGATGAGCCGACCGCCGGTATGGCCCCGGAAGAGACGGTACGCTGCATAGAGCTTATCAAACGCCTTTCGGAAAACATGGGTCTCACGATTCTTTTCTGTGAACATGATATGGAGCTTGTATTTTCTATTTCGAACAGAATAATGGTTATGGTTCGGGGGACCACTATTATTCAGGGGTCCTGCGAGGAAGTCAGGTGTAATCAGGCGGTACAGGACGCGTATCTTGGCGGGAGTGACGTATGCTTAATGTAA
- a CDS encoding branched-chain amino acid ABC transporter permease yields the protein MGQAIREGKGRMLGYAGIIILLLLPLGLPRFLVYTVSLIMLFGLLATSNNFALGFGGIYQLHHCVFYGIGAYGAAVVLTKTGISPWIGFVAGPVVAAILSLVMGLICVRLSKLYFGMLQIALGSLAWAVIYRWRSFTGGEDGIHGIPVPDLISSSTGAYYFTFLVVAASMFVIYKILKAPFGIALQGIRDNPVRSEMIGVNVRRHQLAALIICGFFAGVAGVLFVVVDSSVFPGMMFWALSMEVVIMCLLGGWLTFMGPMVGAALIISIRTFVSSYTEYWSLILGIILMAVIFFLPSGILGYVMGKFAGKLDKQPAKR from the coding sequence ATGGGACAGGCCATTCGAGAAGGCAAAGGTCGCATGTTGGGATATGCGGGGATCATCATTCTTTTGCTTTTGCCCCTTGGGCTCCCCCGGTTCCTGGTCTATACGGTTTCGCTTATTATGCTCTTCGGCCTTCTTGCCACGAGCAATAATTTTGCCCTGGGTTTTGGCGGTATCTATCAGCTTCACCACTGTGTCTTCTATGGCATAGGGGCCTATGGCGCGGCCGTTGTGCTCACCAAGACGGGCATATCGCCATGGATCGGCTTTGTAGCAGGGCCGGTGGTAGCAGCCATCTTGAGCCTCGTTATGGGGCTAATCTGTGTTCGTCTTTCCAAACTTTACTTCGGTATGCTCCAGATTGCTTTAGGCTCCCTTGCATGGGCCGTCATATACCGATGGCGCTCGTTCACGGGGGGTGAAGACGGGATTCACGGCATACCTGTGCCGGACCTCATCAGCTCCTCCACAGGGGCGTACTACTTCACTTTTCTCGTGGTCGCCGCTTCTATGTTCGTCATCTACAAGATCTTAAAGGCCCCCTTCGGGATTGCGCTGCAGGGTATCAGGGATAATCCGGTGAGGAGCGAAATGATAGGGGTCAATGTGAGGCGCCACCAGCTTGCCGCACTCATTATATGCGGCTTTTTTGCCGGCGTTGCAGGCGTTCTCTTCGTTGTCGTTGACAGCTCGGTATTCCCCGGCATGATGTTCTGGGCGCTTTCCATGGAAGTCGTGATCATGTGCCTGCTTGGCGGATGGCTCACGTTCATGGGGCCGATGGTGGGTGCGGCGCTTATCATATCGATCAGAACTTTTGTCAGTTCCTATACCGAATATTGGTCGCTCATCTTGGGCATTATTCTCATGGCCGTGATCTTTTTTCTTCCCAGCGGCATCCTCGGTTATGTCATGGGAAAGTTCGCGGGAAAACTCGATAAACAACCGGCAAAGAGGTGA
- a CDS encoding branched-chain amino acid ABC transporter permease, translating to MDFIYSFIPASVLTQIMVGLSRTVILFIVSSGLSLILGVLRIPNVFHGSLYMIGAFMAYTITNVVGGGYTGFIAALIGAPLGVALLSLAVERGLFQFLYEREHLMLILFTFSVSLVFGDLVKMVWGADFKTVPVPQALKGFVSVFGGLPFPLYNVFLLVVGPIVAVGIWFLVNKTKVGKISQAAAVDREMVGAVGINVSWVFAAVFVIGCFLAGLGGALIAPTVGVTLGMDSTLIMEGFLIVIIGGLGNIWGALMGALIFGLTQSLGILIWPQFGIVFPYIAVVVVLLIRPTGLLKSTW from the coding sequence TTGGATTTTATTTATTCGTTTATCCCGGCAAGCGTGCTGACCCAGATTATGGTGGGGCTCAGTCGTACGGTTATTCTCTTCATCGTCTCTTCGGGTTTAAGCCTCATACTGGGCGTGCTCCGTATACCGAACGTATTCCACGGATCCCTTTACATGATCGGGGCCTTTATGGCTTACACGATCACAAATGTCGTGGGTGGCGGATACACGGGCTTTATAGCGGCTCTTATCGGCGCCCCCCTGGGGGTCGCCTTGCTGAGCCTTGCCGTAGAACGAGGCCTCTTCCAGTTTCTCTACGAGAGAGAGCACCTCATGCTCATTCTGTTTACCTTTTCTGTCTCCTTGGTTTTTGGGGATCTAGTAAAAATGGTCTGGGGCGCCGACTTCAAAACGGTGCCGGTGCCCCAGGCATTGAAGGGGTTCGTCTCCGTGTTCGGAGGACTGCCCTTTCCTCTATATAATGTCTTTCTTCTTGTCGTAGGCCCTATTGTGGCGGTCGGGATCTGGTTTCTTGTCAACAAGACCAAGGTTGGCAAGATATCGCAGGCAGCCGCCGTTGACAGGGAGATGGTCGGAGCGGTTGGAATAAACGTGAGTTGGGTATTCGCTGCGGTCTTTGTGATCGGATGTTTTTTGGCGGGCTTGGGCGGCGCGCTGATTGCCCCGACCGTCGGCGTTACCCTTGGCATGGATTCTACCCTCATCATGGAGGGGTTTCTCATCGTTATTATCGGTGGATTGGGCAATATCTGGGGGGCACTCATGGGTGCGCTGATCTTCGGCCTGACCCAATCCCTGGGTATCCTCATATGGCCGCAATTCGGTATCGTTTTTCCCTATATCGCCGTGGTGGTGGTATTGCTGATTAGACCGACGGGTCTTCTCAAATCAACGTGGTAG
- a CDS encoding ABC transporter substrate-binding protein: MKRYFLLSLCLIGFLGLFFVCPASHAAGKTIKVGIVDSYSGPAAIFGIDMRDGFRLGVNEINAKGGVLGKKIEIVTRDEKFQPDVALAMAKELVMKENVDLLMGTISSASALAISDFAKREKLPFLVTYAKSEKITGEKGHRYVFAFSENTAMAGRAAGAVLAKKPYTKYWIAGDDMEYGHAICESTWNTVKKLNPKAQLLGETWWKVGETDFVPYITQIMAAKPDYIIMGNSGASVIGFQKAAKATGLIDKVPIYQHTAIEFAVLTSLGLEGPENVAGTASYMFYYPQTPENKAFVAKYQKQYNRVPTMPSFYGYTAAQFISKAYEKAGAIDKEKFINALEGMTLDTSAIGKLQMRKCDHQLMLPVYYGMTKKVPEYKDFLIGTDIMTVPPGQGYPSCEEIEQLRAKAK; the protein is encoded by the coding sequence ATGAAAAGGTATTTTCTGCTGTCATTATGTCTTATCGGTTTCCTTGGCCTTTTTTTCGTCTGTCCGGCCTCCCATGCGGCAGGCAAGACTATCAAAGTAGGCATCGTAGATAGTTATTCCGGGCCGGCTGCCATCTTCGGGATCGACATGCGCGACGGATTCAGGCTGGGTGTGAATGAGATTAATGCAAAAGGGGGAGTCCTCGGTAAAAAGATTGAGATTGTAACGAGGGATGAGAAATTTCAGCCCGATGTGGCGCTTGCTATGGCCAAGGAACTCGTGATGAAGGAGAACGTTGACCTTCTGATGGGAACCATCAGTAGCGCGTCCGCCCTTGCCATATCGGATTTCGCCAAGAGAGAAAAACTTCCCTTCCTCGTCACCTATGCGAAGAGTGAGAAGATCACCGGTGAGAAGGGCCACCGCTATGTATTTGCCTTTTCAGAGAATACGGCCATGGCCGGCAGAGCTGCAGGGGCGGTGTTGGCCAAAAAGCCTTACACCAAATACTGGATAGCCGGCGACGATATGGAGTACGGCCATGCCATCTGCGAATCAACCTGGAACACGGTAAAAAAGCTTAACCCGAAAGCACAGCTTCTCGGTGAAACATGGTGGAAAGTCGGCGAGACAGATTTTGTTCCTTACATCACCCAGATTATGGCTGCCAAGCCGGACTACATTATCATGGGTAACAGCGGAGCCAGCGTTATCGGTTTTCAGAAAGCGGCTAAAGCCACCGGGCTCATCGACAAGGTACCCATCTATCAGCACACAGCCATTGAATTTGCGGTTCTTACCTCACTGGGTCTTGAAGGACCTGAGAACGTAGCGGGAACGGCAAGCTATATGTTCTATTACCCGCAGACCCCTGAAAATAAAGCCTTTGTGGCCAAATATCAGAAGCAGTATAACAGGGTGCCTACTATGCCGTCCTTCTACGGGTACACTGCAGCCCAGTTCATTTCAAAGGCATACGAGAAAGCAGGCGCCATAGATAAGGAAAAGTTTATCAACGCCCTGGAAGGCATGACCCTGGATACAAGCGCCATCGGAAAGCTCCAGATGAGAAAGTGTGATCACCAGCTCATGCTTCCCGTGTACTACGGAATGACCAAGAAAGTGCCCGAGTATAAAGATTTTCTCATCGGTACTGACATTATGACCGTGCCGCCGGGACAGGGGTATCCGTCCTGTGAAGAGATCGAGCAGTTGAGGGCGAAAGCCAAGTAG
- a CDS encoding GntR family transcriptional regulator, with product MKKFTVEDNGTLRKKVLDHLREKILNGEIEADERLIETTLAREIGISRTPVREALHNLERERLIKAIPRVGYVVARMKEREMEEICKIRMAIEGLALRWAIERSQKKLAEELKKNVLKQEKEILKENLRAYAELDGQFHEASARLSGSDRLLEMAPMLRWHMLRFRRQSIYMINNAVRSMKGHKRILQAIERSDPEAAVAALERHLQEAQEDLLSYDPDKAVHLCA from the coding sequence GAAGGTGCTCGACCACCTCCGCGAAAAGATTTTGAACGGAGAGATAGAGGCGGATGAACGTCTTATCGAAACCACACTTGCCAGGGAGATAGGCATATCAAGAACACCCGTCAGGGAAGCGCTCCACAACCTTGAACGGGAGAGGCTTATCAAGGCGATTCCCAGGGTGGGATATGTGGTTGCCCGCATGAAGGAACGCGAGATGGAGGAGATCTGTAAGATACGTATGGCCATCGAGGGATTGGCGCTTAGGTGGGCCATCGAAAGGTCGCAGAAGAAACTTGCGGAAGAGTTAAAAAAGAACGTACTGAAACAGGAGAAGGAAATCTTAAAAGAGAACCTTCGGGCTTATGCGGAACTGGACGGCCAGTTTCATGAGGCCAGTGCCAGGCTGAGCGGGAGCGATCGTCTGCTTGAGATGGCGCCCATGTTGAGATGGCACATGTTAAGATTCAGACGACAGAGTATCTATATGATAAACAACGCGGTGAGATCCATGAAAGGTCATAAACGCATCCTTCAGGCGATCGAAAGGTCCGATCCGGAAGCCGCTGTAGCCGCTCTGGAGCGGCATTTGCAGGAAGCCCAGGAAGATTTGCTCAGCTATGATCCGGACAAGGCGGTACACCTTTGTGCGTGA